DNA from Stutzerimonas decontaminans:
GTAGGTCCAGTCCTCCAGGCCCGGCGTCTTGGCCCAGTTGTCGTAGTCCAGTGCATTGCCGCGGATGTAGCACATGCCGTTGATCAGCGAAGAGCCGCCCAGGCCCTTGCCACGGCCGCAGTCCATACGGCGGTTGTTCATGTGCGGCTCGGGATCGGTCTTATAGGCCCAGTTATAGCGAGTGCCCTGCAGCGGATAAGCCAGCGCGGCGGGCATCTGGGTGCGGAAGTCCAGCCGATAGTCCGGCCCGCCGGCTTCCAGCAGCAGCACGCTGACATCGGTGTCCTCGGTCAGGCGCGCGGCCAGCACGTTACCGGCCGAACCGGCGCCGATGATGATGTAGTCGTATTCCATGGTTCTACCTCCCTCAAAACACCGAGGCGAACTCGCCCAGCTCCACCTGTACCGATTTGACCCGCGTGTAGTGCGCCAGCGAGGCGATGCCGTTCTCGCGACCGATGCCGGACTGCTTGTAGCCCCCGACCGGCATCTGTGCCGGCGATTCGCCCCAGGTATTGATCCAGCAGATGCCGGCTTCCAGGCGATGGATGATGCGGTGCGCCCGCGCCAGATCGGCGGTGACCACGCCCGCGGCCAGGCCGTACTCGGTGTCATTGGCGCGGCGGATGACCTCCTCTTCGTCCTGATATTCGAGCAGGCTCAGCACCGGGCCGAAGATCTCTTCGCGCACGATGGTCATGTCGTCGCTGCAGTCGGTGAAGATGGTCGGTGCGACAAAGGCGCCCTTGGCGTATTCGCCTTCAGTCACCCGCCCGCCACCACAGAGCACCCGCGCCCCGGCGGCTTTGCCCTTGGCGATGTAGTCGAGCACGTTGTTCATGTGCGCGATGCTGACCAGCGGACCGAAGTTGGTTTCCTCCTGCTGCGGATCGCCCAGACGAATGCGCTGCACCCGCTCCAAGAGCTTGGCCTCGAACGCAGATTTGAGACCGACCGGCACGAACACCCGCGTGCCGTTGGTGCACACCTGGCCGGAGCTGAAGAAATTGGCCATCACCGCGATGTCGGCCGCGCGGTCCAGATCGGCATCCTCGCAGATGATCAGCGGCGACTTGCCGCCCAGCTCCATGGTCACGTCCTTGAGCGACGATGCCGCCGCACTGGCCATGACCTTCTTGCCGGTGGCCACGCCGCCGGTGAACGACACCTTGGCGATGCGCGGGTGCTCGGTGATCAGCGCCCCAACGCCAGCACCAGTGCCGGTCAACACGTTGAACACCCCGTCTGGCAGGCCGGCTTCGCTGAAGATTTCCGCCAGTTTGAGCGCGCTCAGCGAGGTGACTTCGCTGGGTTTGAAGATCATCGCGTTGCCCGCGGCCAGCGCCGGCGCGGCTTTCCACAAGGCGATCTGGATCGGGTAGTTCCACGCACCGATGCCGGCCACCACGCCCAGCGGTTCGCGGCGGGTATAGACAAAGCTGCTGTCGCGCAGCGGAATCTGCTCACCTTCGATGGCCGGTGCCAAACCGGCGTAGTACTCCAGCACGTCGGCGCCGGTGACGATGTCGACACTGCGGGTTTCGCTCAGCGGCTTGCCGGTGTCCAGGGTTTCCAGCAGCGCCAGCTCGTCGTTGCGCTCGCGCAGCAGA
Protein-coding regions in this window:
- the betB gene encoding betaine-aldehyde dehydrogenase, which translates into the protein MARFPRQQLYIHGGYVDASSNQTFESINPANGEILAEVAEAGAADLERAVESAEQGQRIWAALTGIERARIMRRAVDLLRERNDELALLETLDTGKPLSETRSVDIVTGADVLEYYAGLAPAIEGEQIPLRDSSFVYTRREPLGVVAGIGAWNYPIQIALWKAAPALAAGNAMIFKPSEVTSLSALKLAEIFSEAGLPDGVFNVLTGTGAGVGALITEHPRIAKVSFTGGVATGKKVMASAAASSLKDVTMELGGKSPLIICEDADLDRAADIAVMANFFSSGQVCTNGTRVFVPVGLKSAFEAKLLERVQRIRLGDPQQEETNFGPLVSIAHMNNVLDYIAKGKAAGARVLCGGGRVTEGEYAKGAFVAPTIFTDCSDDMTIVREEIFGPVLSLLEYQDEEEVIRRANDTEYGLAAGVVTADLARAHRIIHRLEAGICWINTWGESPAQMPVGGYKQSGIGRENGIASLAHYTRVKSVQVELGEFASVF